The window TACTCCCCCTGGagttcccagccctgtgccatcccctcttctctgcccacagagctcttgagccagcagcagcggctgcagcccctgcccatgaCCTCAGGCCTGGCCAGGatttcctgctctgtccccacgCTGATTTTGAGGGAATGGTGTGTgtccacccccagccccactgtaACTCTGCCGCAGCCCAgtttctcccagtgctcccaatAAAGCTTCCCAGTTAGACCCAGTCCCTTTTAGTGGGTAGCAATGAGGATGGACTTGGAGCTCCTCTACCGGATTGACTGGATCTTCATTGCATTTTCTGATTGGCTGAGGAGAGGCGCGGGAGTTGAGAGAAGGAACAGGAGAGATCCTGCCCTGAACACCAGCACAGGAACAACAGATCCGGCCcgggcacagggagggaattTATTACCAACCAAATCAAAGCAGGACAAGGTGAAGGGAGAGAAATATCTACAACCCCTTCCCCCAACCCAATAGGGATCATCACAACCACGGatcaccagggctctgcccaaTGGGGGTCACTGGGGATCATCCAACACCGATCCTCCCATGGGGGATGGAGCTGAAGCAGAGCacgaagctcttcccacactcggGGCACTCACAGGGCTTCCCTTAGTGGTGCCTCTGTTGGTGTCGGGTCAAGTTACAGCTCTGtgagaagctcttcccacactcaggacactcgtagggcctctccccagtgtggatgcGCCGGTGGACAGTGAGGTTGTCATTGCGATTGAATCCCTTCCCGCAGTCGGGGCAGCGGAAGGGCCTCTCCTCTGTGTGAATCCGCTCATGTAGGAGGAGATTGGACCTGGTCTGAAacctcttcccacactcaggaCACTCATAGGGCCTTTCCCCAGTGTGGATGCGCTGGTGGCTTCTCAGGTTGGATCTGACCCCAAAGTtcttcccacattccaagcAGGTGTAGGGCTGCTCCCCAGTGTGGATCACCTGGTGCTGCATCAGACCAGAGCTGTATCTGAATCCCTTCCCACATTGTCCACACTCATAGGGCTTCTGCCCAGTGTGGACAACCTGATGCCGGATCAGATGGGAGCTCCGGGTGAAACCCCTCCCACATTCCAAGCACTTGTGGGGCTTCTCCCCTCCATGAGgcttctccaccagctctgagGCCTGCCTGGATCTCCGGCCACCTTCCTGGCTCAGGGAGTGTCTTTCCTCCTCAaagtgctcagggctgggtgtgcagcCCCTCCTCGTAAGAGGTCTCTggggcttttcctcctcctcaatCCGCCATCGCCTTAGGAATGACAAACCTtggtttgggggaaaaaacaagatGAGAGGACGTTGGGCTGGGAATTCCTCTGTGCCCAAGTTCATCTCAGCAAATCACTGGACATCTTGTGCCTGCAAGAAGCTCCTAAACACCTAGACCCAAACTGCAAATCCTCCAGATATTCGAGACATAAATCAAAACAGCCCCAAACAGCAACATTCAGCAGAACCCCCCTCCAAAAGACAAAGATTCAGACCCTGCAAAAACTCAAAACACAAACCTTCTTTGCAATAAATCTCCAAAACACCAAGATTCACCTCTGTGAAAAATCGTGGATCCCCCTCccctgtcacctgctgcatGTGGGGAGGGCAACACTCCTGGGGCTGAGGGGTGAAATGATGCCTTAAGATCCGAGTTTTCTGATCTGCTTGGGTATGCTTTTTGTTGTGCTTTAGGGTGATAAAGGCAAAATAGTCCGATACCAGCTATGGACTCAAGGACAGTTTCTTCAGACTCCAGGCCCTAAGCATAAACAATGTGAGGAGAAGACAGGCCagccaggagaagaggaggaggagacctTACAATTTGAGACTATTAATTGGATAGTGGACTGCTGTATGTAAATGGACTGAAgtctataaaaatgtgaaatcatGTGACCAAGGCCTCTTTTACTTCCATCTTGGAGccacacaggcagggcaggggccatGCTGTGGCACTATACTGCCAGAGTGTGGCCTTTGAaggcctttcaataaatacccattttatttcccctcaCTCTGTGTgatctctgtcccagctcctaAAGGCAACAGGGAGGCTGCAGATATAGGGAGGGGTGGAACCTTGTGTTGCTTCCcattctgctcctcctcctgtgtCCCTACTCTTCCTTACACTTCTCTTCCTCCTACTATTCTACCTCTTCCTCTTGCACAATCCCACCTGCTCCTCCCATGTGCAGCATTTGACCATTTTGCTCCTCagccctgcttctccttcccttctcctgctgcccccaggcccagcacccactgccggctccctcttccccccaaacccacagcatcccagcgcaggggcagggatggagctggggcagctcgGGCTGGGGCAGCGCTGGGCTCTCGGCCGCTCCCGCCCGCACTCGGTCCCCACTGCAGCCGCTCCCCCCCATTACTGCATTCAAGTGACAGAGCTCCAGACCCAGCCAAGGAGAGATTGATGAGACATTCCCTGGCCTGAGtgacaaaatgtatttctgaataTGTCTTCAAggacaggagaagggaaaagagttCCAAGACATGCTCTGATTAAGGAAAGGGAATCAAACCAAGCCCACGTTACCGCCTGCATGGTCAGCtaaaccagcagagctgtgtgtgcttggAAGAGCCTGGCACTGAAATGCCCTGAGCAGGAAGGCTTCTGGGAAACTGCTTGGAGATACGGCCAGGGACGTGTACCTAAGGAAGTGACAGCAGAAGCCATCAGGttcagaaaatgttattaattGACCAAACAGACTGCTGCACAGCCAAGGTCCTGCTAAATTCATGAACTCccagaaaaagaacaaagactTAACAGAGCCATGAATATCGTTAGTGGTACAAAAGTGGGGTGAATATGAAGGGGGGATGCAGTGGGTGCATTGGGAAGTCTCTAACTCTCAAGTATTTCAGCCAAGGGGAAGAAGCCTCTGTGAAATGGCTGAATGTTAAGGCTAAAATGTATCTTTCAgtacttgggaaaaaaaaagcacaaatagaaaggaaaaaggttGAATATTTGGGATATACATTGACTGAAGGTTTATGCTGTATTGACCCAAAGAAGGACCAGGGAATCTCAGAAGTAACGTTACCCAGCACTAAAATGCAGCTGGGACAATTCTGAGAACTAATAAGGAATTGCAAAATCTGAATTGAGGATTCTCTGTTCGAGCCAGAACATTGTATGAGTTTTTAAACCCAGACAGCCTCAATATTGTGGTATGGACAcaagaaacagcaaaacttcagaaaatgaaataaaaccaaaatgattGGTGCCCCAGCCATGGCTCTTCCAGACcgaaaaaagaaattttaattgtaTGTGTTATAATACGTATTATATTATTGACTTTtggcaaatattaaaatgaaagctaCATGTATAATGTTGGAAAACTTGCTGTATTAATAtagtttattttagttttgctATTAACAAAACTTATAAACAGTACtgtgataaatatatttttcttgaacTATAACATGGTGAggtaaaaagcttttgttcatgtaaCTAACTCCAAGAATAGCAGAAAAGATAATCAGGAAATTTTTCACATTCTTGGACTATGGGACTCCAAACCTGCAGGGAAGGATAAAATGCTGGTTTACAGGTTTGGGGGGAATGTGTTTGAACAATGCATGAAAGACCGATGAATATGCAAGAGGTTGATGCATTAAGGAAGTGCTTTCTGACTTAGGTTGTGCTCTTGGCTGAAGGCCAAGTACCCTGTGGGtataaccttttgctttattgtcttttattgCCTTTTATTAAACCTTTAAATACTTACCAGGAAAGTCAACCTcgctttttaaaaaatggatgtTACACAAGGCCAAGCCAAAGGAATTCCTATGCTACAATGTTTAACCCAGTGGCCAGAGTGGCCCCATTGTCTGCCGAattgtgcagccacagctttaaTGGGATCTGAGGCCCAAAAACTGAAGGCAGGAGGATCTCCTGTTGTTCAAGTCTGGCACCAAGTTAAAGCTCTGATAATCAAAAGAGCCTCTACATGGAAGAGTAGTGCTCGGTTATTATAGAATGAAACTTGTTCAGTGGCACAGGAGGATTTAGAATTGAGGACAGGGGAAGGGTTTAAACCAGCCTCCTGTTTGAACAgcctgcacaggggctgggaaCAAACCCATGGCTGCATTCAAGtgacagagctccagagccaggaTAGGAGAGATTGATGAGACATTCCCTGGCCTAAGGGACAAAATGTGTTTATGGATGGGTCTGCAAGggcaagagaagggaaaagagttCCAAGACACACTCTGATAAAGGAAAGGGAATTACAGCAAGTGCAGGTTACCACCCGCATGGTCAGCTCAACCGGcggagctgtgtgtgcttggAAGAGCCTGGCACTGAAATGGCCTGAGCAGGAAGACTCAAATAtctgctggggacagcatgGAAGCTAACAGAGCGGCTAAACCAATTCAGACCTCTTCCAAAATCACTGGATCGGTTATTAAGGTATTTCTAAAACAACTAATTCCAAGATAAGGGATTGTGGAAGCAACAGACTCAGATGGGGAGCGCATTTCACAGGAAAGATCCTTCAGGGGGTTATGGCTGCTTTAGGAATACAATGGGACCACCACAAGCCCCggcacccccagagcccacGTCAGCTAGAAAgaataaatgggaaaataaataaactactTTGGAAGCTGGTGATAGAAACCAAGATGCCATGGGTATGGCTTTTGTCATTGGCTTCGGCAAGAAGAGCCAGACAAAGGGCAGATATTCAATTCACTCCCTTGGAATTGGTGTTTGGAATTCCTTACCCAGGTCATTTTCCACCTAGTGGGGGGTGGAGATAAGGGATGTATATTTCCAACAGTCTGGCCACCATCCTATCTCCTGTGAAATCTCTCCCACAGGAAGCTGGGCTGGCATAGAGCCTGCCTTCGTACTTTGCTGTTCCAAACATCCAACCAGGACATCGGGTCCTGCCTAAGGAGTGCAGAGAAGCACCACTGGTGGCCAAGTGCCGTGGCCCATCCCAAGTGTCcctgagcacagaaacagccccagcacagctcagcacagggggACCCCTCACCCTGGGCTCAGGGGCTCTCAAGCCCCGCAGATTTGCACTTCccggctgcagcaccagcatggGAGGCCCCACTGAGCCTGCACTGAAGGCAACGCAGCAGCAGCCGGGGCTCCACAGCGGGGGAAGCCCCTGGGCCTGCCCACACATCCTCTGCCCAAATCCTCTGCCTGGGCACCCTCCTTTGGCATCTCCAGCCACTGGGGCCAATccttgctgccactgctgcagcttcgctgctttctgtgcctgcactgccacagctgctggggaacaCAACGGCACAATTCCACTCTGGCTCTCAATTACACTCTCACACTGGGCTGCCTGGGATTCTATTACTGGAAAATATACCAACTTCAAATTTTTTGAAATCTCATTTCATTTCTCTGGCTTGCTTCGCCTTTGCCTCCgggaaaggaattttaaagggttttttaagGGATGTTTCACCACTCAACAGAGATGAGTTTAACATCTCAAGAGAGTGGGAATAGCCTGAAAGCTCAACACAAAGGTAACAACCATCAACAAAACATCAAGGACCATTAGCAAACGTCAAGGAACACCCACCTCAGAGACTGCCCCAAGGAGACACCTGGtctggaaaaggctgagaaGGAAATCCAGGAGAGGGGACCTAATTACCATCAGAGAAGAAATCCTGGTCCAATAAGAAACCAAATTCTAAGAACCACCCAACTTAGAATCGTTGAACATCTAACCAACGGATTGCAATGGGTTCAGCTGTATGAAACTTATGAAATAAATCTAGTAAAACTCACGTGCCATGG of the Ficedula albicollis isolate OC2 unplaced genomic scaffold, FicAlb1.5 N00433, whole genome shotgun sequence genome contains:
- the LOC107604383 gene encoding zinc finger protein 239-like; translated protein: MNLGTEEFPAQRPLILFFPPNQGLSFLRRWRIEEEEKPQRPLTRRGCTPSPEHFEEERHSLSQEGGRRSRQASELVEKPHGGEKPHKCLECGRGFTRSSHLIRHQVVHTGQKPYECGQCGKGFRYSSGLMQHQVIHTGEQPYTCLECGKNFGVRSNLRSHQRIHTGERPYECPECGKRFQTRSNLLLHERIHTEERPFRCPDCGKGFNRNDNLTVHRRIHTGERPYECPECGKSFSQSCNLTRHQQRHH